GATAAAAAAAATAACAGAAGAAGTTGAAAAGCGCGGCTATAAGGATTCTCTTGATTCAGAAATACAGCAGCTTAAAGTGGACACAGCAGCTAACAAGACTAAAATGGAAAGCTTTGAAGCTGAGATTTCAAGGATAATGCAGAGAAAAGAGGGGCTGCAAAGCAGCCTTTCACAGACTGAGGAAAAGATTGAGTCCTTGAATAATGAAAAGCTTGGCTTAGAAGAAGAAAAGTCAGGAAAGCTGAAAGAGATAGCCGATCTTAGCAAAAAACTGGATGAATTCAAAAAGAAAAACAGGATTGGAAAGGATGTTGAGGATATTGAAAAAGAAGTTGAGGCAATTGACAAATATCTTGAAGAAAAACAGAACAAGATACAGCAGTTAAGAGCAGAGCAGCAGGAGCTTTTAAGAAGAAAAGATATGCTCGAGTTCAGCGTAAAATCAATAGACGAGTCAATCAAAAAAGTTGAGGAAATCGAAAAAGAGCACAAAAAAGACATTCAGGATTTGAAGAGAAAGAAAGAAGAGCTTAAGAAGGCATCGAATGAGCTAAGCCAGCTGCTGAATGAAGATTCTTCACTTGCATTGCAGCTGTCAAACTCGAGGGATAAATTAACAAAATTAGTTGAGGAGCTGTCCAAGCTGGAAGCGAGAAGCGTTGGCAGCCAGGAAAGGTTTTTCAGCAATATTGCTGTCAAAAAAGTGCTTGAAAATAAAAGCAAGCTCGGCGGGATATACGGCACTGTAGGCCAGCTTGGAAAAGTGAATTCAAAATACGCCCTTGCATTGGAAATTGCTGCGGGTCCGAAAATAGATGCTGTTGTTGTGGAAGACGACAAAACAGCTGCAAAATGCATAAAATACCTCAAGGAAAACAAGCTCGGAGTAGCAGCATTTTTTCCCCTGAACAAAATAAAGCCCGCCCCTGTAAGGCCTGAAGTTGAGAAATTAAAGTCAAGCAATGGCGTGCATGATCTTGCTGTTAACCTTGTTTCTTATGAATCTAAATTCAAGGATATTTTTTCGCATGTTTTCGCCAATACCCTTATTGTTGATGACATTGATGTTGCAAGAAGAATCGGCATCGGAACATCAAAGATGGTGACAATTGACGGTGATTCTGCGGAATTAAGCGGAGCAATGCATGGCGGCTTTAGGCACAGGACAAAAGGCATTGGATTCGAGGAAGAGGACATAGCCAAAAATATTGAAGGCAAAAATGAAGAGGCTGTCGAGCTAAAAACTCTTGTTTCCGCTCTTGAAAAAAGAAGGAAGGAAGTTGACGATAAGATAGTTTCTTTGAGGACATTCAAGGCAAACCTTGAAGGGGATGTGATAAAAATTGAAAAAGGGCTTCACCTTGAAGATTCAGATCTTGACGCCAGCAGAAGAAAGAAAGAATCATTATCAGCTGAAATCAAAGATGCAGATAAGAAGAAGGATAAGCTTGAAGATGACATCTCTGCCCTGAACAATGAGCTGGCCCAGAACAAAACAAAAAAACAGGATTTAAAAAACAAAATAAATGACTTGAAAAACCCCAAAATACTGGCTGAGCTGAATGCTTTTGAAGAAACTAAAAAGAATCTTGATGCTGATGTCATAAAGAGGGGGCTCAGTATAAAGAATATCGATGACCAGGTACAATCAATACATCTCAGGGACAAGGAAAATACAATAAAAATCCTTAAGCAGGCTGACAAGGAAATTGAAAGCTTTAAAAAGCAGATTGTTGATTTGAAAGACAGGATAAAAAACCAGCATTCTGTTTTAAATGAAAAAGAGGATAAGCAAAAGGAATTTTACTCCAGATTTGAAGCTCTTTACAAAAAAAGAAACAAGATGAATGACGAGATTTCAGATTCCAATAAAAAGATCGAGTCTTTTGCAGCAAGATTAAAAGAAAATGAAACCCTGATAAATGGGCTTTCTATCGACGAAGCCGCAGTAAAAGCAAAGCTTGCCGGCCTGGAAGAGGAGTTCCAGCAGTATGCCGGCGTTAAGCTTGCTTCCCACAAGTCTGAAGAGGACTTGAAAAAGGAAATAAATGAATTTGAAAAGATGAGGGATAATATAGGAAGCGTGAATATGAGGGCATTGGATATTTATGAGGCTGTTGAGAAAGAATTTAATGCGCTTATCGAGAAAAAAGAAAAGCTCGGCATAGAGAAAAAAGATGTGCTCGGCATGATGGCTGAGATTGAGGGCAAGAAGAAAGAGCTGTTTATGGGCACAATGTCTACAGTAAATGACCATTTCAAAAAAATATTCAGCTTGCTCTCAAACAAAGGCGACGCATTCCTTGAGCTTGAAAATGAGCAGAATCCATTTGAAGGCGGAGTCAGGATAAAAGTGAGGATTATCGGAAACAAATTTTTGGATATCAGGAGCCTGTCTGGCGGTGAAAAAACACTTACAGCGCTTGCGTTTATTTTCTCAATACAGGAGCATCAGCCGGCATCATTCTATGTTCTCGACGAGGTTGATGCTGCCCTTGACAAGCACAATTCAGAAAAATTTGCAAAGCTGATAGGCCAGTATTCTGAAAAGGCGCAGTATCTGATGATCAGCCACAATGACCATGTTATTTCAGAAGCAGATACTTTATATGGAATAACAATGGATGAAAACAAGATAAGCAAGGTTGTCAGCATGAAAATATGATTCATAAGCTATATAAAATGCAGTAAAAGCTTAATTTTATGGCAAAAGTAAAAATAATATATGATAAGGAAGCATGCATCGGCTGCGGAAGCTGCGAAGCTGTATGCCCTGAAAACTGGAAATTAGAAGGCGATAAGGCAATTCCTAAGAAGCTTGAGCTTAATGATGTTGGCTGCAACCAAGAAGCAGCAGACAGCTGCCCGGTTTCAGCAATAAAGATAGTTAAAAAATGAGGTAAGAAAATGAAAGGTAAAACAATAAAAACTAACAAAATAAAAAAATCAAAGGAAATAATAGGCAAAATTACAAAAAACATGCCGATCGGAGAAGTTGTTCTAAAATACCCGGATACCATAGCTGTTTTCATGCAGCATGGCCTGCACTGCATCGGCTGCGGAATTGCCCAATTTGAGAGCATAGAGCAGGGAGCAGCTGCGCACGGCATAAACCTGGATAAATTAATTAATGACCTTAATAAAGCAGCATCTAAGAAGGGTTAAAAAACTCAGCTGTACAGCTCCAGCACTCTTTTTATCTTGTAAACAGTTTTCTCCCATGAGAATTTCTCAACTATTGTTCTCCTTGCTTCTTCGCCAAGCGCTGACCTCATTTCAGGATTCTTAATAAGAAACTCTAATTTTTTAGATAAGACATATGAATTCTGCTTTGGAAACAAAAGCCCGTTTTTTCCGTCCCGTATGTATTCTTTTACAACTC
This genomic stretch from Candidatus Woesearchaeota archaeon harbors:
- a CDS encoding ferredoxin: MAKVKIIYDKEACIGCGSCEAVCPENWKLEGDKAIPKKLELNDVGCNQEAADSCPVSAIKIVKK
- a CDS encoding DUF1858 domain-containing protein, whose translation is MPIGEVVLKYPDTIAVFMQHGLHCIGCGIAQFESIEQGAAAHGINLDKLINDLNKAASKKG